The following proteins are co-located in the Zonotrichia albicollis isolate bZonAlb1 chromosome 1, bZonAlb1.hap1, whole genome shotgun sequence genome:
- the LOC141731767 gene encoding uncharacterized protein LOC141731767 isoform X2: protein MRSRLGAAPPRRAGSAQPSLSAARSRRPTGTRPRRLPRAPAAGLSQARHSAPRLPCPSLPVPAVPAAPPAALRAAPLPARGGSGCAHTCPRPLPHSPAALYVLPPSQGVGGTGPGGAARRPHVSADAAAPPRGRRGNGVCGASQRQRPRREAEPRAGGGAGRPRGATAAALTNRRRGAPAGAAHWPGRDAPRCGRGGPALPGAGVAGNSRGGRGAAALPGPRSGRAIAGRCRPGPADKGGWLGSPAESGPGCPRTDLGKGRGTRSGCPLGGAGALGDTGTCLEAAPPRCCPQVVL, encoded by the coding sequence ATGCGCAGCCGCCTCGGGGCCGCCCCACCGCGCCGAGCGGGCTCCGCGCAGCCGTCCCTGAGCGCAGCGCGCTCCCGGCGGCCAACGGGGACGCGCCCCCGCCGCCTCCCGCGCGCTCCCGCGGCGGGGCTGAGCCAAGCGCGGCACAGCGCCCCccgcctgccctgcccatccctgcccgtGCCTGCCGtgcccgccgcgccgcccgctGCCCTCCGCGctgccccgctcccggcccgcGGGGGGTCGGGCTGCGCGCACAcgtgtccccgccccctcccgcACTCACCCGCCGCCCTGTACGTGCTGCCCCCGTCACAGGGGGTGGGGGGGACCGGGCCGGGCGGAGCCGCACGTCGTCCTCACGTCAGCGCTGATGCAGCcgcgccgccgcgggggcgcCGAGGAAATGGCGTCTGTGGGGCCTCCCAGCGCCAGCGGCCGCGGCGGGAGGCGGAGCCGCGCGCGGGCGGCGGTGccgggcggccgcggggcgCAACGGCCGCGGCGCTGACCAACCGCCGCCGCGGGGCCCCCGCCGGCGCCGCCCATTGGCCGGGGCGGGACGCGCCGCGGTgcgggcggggcggccccgcgcTGCCGGGGGCGGGGGTGGCCGGTAACAgccggggcggccgcggggctgCCGCGCTCCCTGGGCCGCGCTCCGGGCGTGCGATAGCGGGGCGGTGCCGGCCGGGCCCCGCCGATAAGGGCGGTTGGCTGGGCTCCCCTGCAGAGTCTGGCCCCGGCTGTCCCCGCACTGACCTAGGGAAGGGACGCGGCACAAGGTCCGGTTGTCCCCTGGGCGGTGCCggagccctgggggacacgggaaCCTGCCTGGAGGCCGCCCCGCCGAGGTGCTGCCCGCAGGTTGTTTTGTAA
- the LOC141731767 gene encoding uncharacterized protein LOC141731767 isoform X1 → MRSRLGAAPPRRAGSAQPSLSAARSRRPTGTRPRRLPRAPAAGLSQARHSAPRLPCPSLPVPAVPAAPPAALRAAPLPARGGSGCAHTCPRPLPHSPAALYVLPPSQGVGGTGPGGAARRPHVSADAAAPPRGRRGNGVCGASQRQRPRREAEPRAGGGAGRPRGATAAALTNRRRGAPAGAAHWPGRDAPRCGRGGPALPGAGVAGNSRGGRGAAALPGPRSGRAIAGRCRPGPADKGGWLGSPAESGPGCPRTDLGKGRGTRSGCPLGGAGALGDTGTCLEAAPPRCCPQVSSWTTPVSADC, encoded by the exons ATGCGCAGCCGCCTCGGGGCCGCCCCACCGCGCCGAGCGGGCTCCGCGCAGCCGTCCCTGAGCGCAGCGCGCTCCCGGCGGCCAACGGGGACGCGCCCCCGCCGCCTCCCGCGCGCTCCCGCGGCGGGGCTGAGCCAAGCGCGGCACAGCGCCCCccgcctgccctgcccatccctgcccgtGCCTGCCGtgcccgccgcgccgcccgctGCCCTCCGCGctgccccgctcccggcccgcGGGGGGTCGGGCTGCGCGCACAcgtgtccccgccccctcccgcACTCACCCGCCGCCCTGTACGTGCTGCCCCCGTCACAGGGGGTGGGGGGGACCGGGCCGGGCGGAGCCGCACGTCGTCCTCACGTCAGCGCTGATGCAGCcgcgccgccgcgggggcgcCGAGGAAATGGCGTCTGTGGGGCCTCCCAGCGCCAGCGGCCGCGGCGGGAGGCGGAGCCGCGCGCGGGCGGCGGTGccgggcggccgcggggcgCAACGGCCGCGGCGCTGACCAACCGCCGCCGCGGGGCCCCCGCCGGCGCCGCCCATTGGCCGGGGCGGGACGCGCCGCGGTgcgggcggggcggccccgcgcTGCCGGGGGCGGGGGTGGCCGGTAACAgccggggcggccgcggggctgCCGCGCTCCCTGGGCCGCGCTCCGGGCGTGCGATAGCGGGGCGGTGCCGGCCGGGCCCCGCCGATAAGGGCGGTTGGCTGGGCTCCCCTGCAGAGTCTGGCCCCGGCTGTCCCCGCACTGACCTAGGGAAGGGACGCGGCACAAGGTCCGGTTGTCCCCTGGGCGGTGCCggagccctgggggacacgggaaCCTGCCTGGAGGCCGCCCCGCCGAGGTGCTGCCCGCAG GTCTCCTCATGGACCACTCCAGTTTCAGCTGATTGTTGA